A window from Triticum aestivum cultivar Chinese Spring chromosome 6D, IWGSC CS RefSeq v2.1, whole genome shotgun sequence encodes these proteins:
- the LOC123143862 gene encoding tyrosine-sulfated glycopeptide receptor 1, whose translation MQTLHFSDKTHSKIFHIPSLGLALVLLICLVSPGSSCSEQEKGSLLQFLAGLSQDGGLPATWRNGTDCCKWEGITCRQDGTVTAVFLPSKGLQGHISQSLGVLTGLQYLNLSHNSLSGGLPPELMSSSSITILDVSFNQLNGTLQELPSSTPARPLQVLNISSNSFTGQFPSTTWKAMANLIALNASKNRFTGQIPTHFCNSSPSFTVLELSFNKFSGSIPPSLGNCSKLRELRAGYNNLSGAIDGTHITNLRNLVVLHLGWNNFSGKIPVSIGQLKKLEELHLAYNNMSGELPSALSNCTNLITIDLKSNHFSGKLTKVNFSNLPNLRILDLWLNNFTGEVPESIYSCSNLIALRLSSNNLHGQLSSRIGNLKYLSFLSLGKNNFTNITNALQILKSSKNLTTLLMGHNFRGEILSQDETIDGFGSLQVLDIQGCNFSGRIPVWISRAVNLQMLFLCGNRLTGSIPGWISSLSHLFYMDVSSNSLTGEIPLTLTEMPVLKSTDNATHLDPTVFELPVYNGPALQYRVVTSFPAVLNLSNNNFTGVIPTQIGQLKVLAVLDFSFNKLSGQIPQSVCNLANLQVLDLSSNNLTGAIPAALNTLHFLSAFSISNNDLEGPIPSGGQFDTFQNSSFSGNPKLCVSMLTHKCDSASIPPPSTKETTKPRYKKSVFVIAFGVFFGGIAVLLLLGRLIVFIRINGIRIRNRRENNGDIEATSFYSSSEQTLVVMRMPQGKTEGTKLKFADILKATNNFDKENIIGCGGYGLVYKAELPDGSKLAIKKLNSEMCLMEREFSAEVDALSMAQHDNLVPLWGYCIQGNSRFLVYSYMENGSLDDWLHNRYDDASSFLDWPTRLKIAKGASLGLSYIHDVCKPQIVHRDIKSSNILLDKEFKAYVADFGLARLILPDKTHVTTELVGTMGYIPPEYGQAWVATLRGDMYSFGVVLLELLTGKRPVTVLSTSKELVPWVLQMRSECKQTEVLDPTLRGRGYEEQMLEVLETACKCVDNNQFRRPAITEVVSSLSSIEAAP comes from the coding sequence ATGCAGACACTCCATTTTTCCGACAAGACACACAGCAAGATATTCCACATACCTTCCCTTGGCCTCGCACTTGTGCTGCTGATCTGCCTGGTCTCTCCTGGCAGTTCGTGCTCGGAGCAGGAGAAGGGCTCCCTTCTACAGTTCCTCGCCGGGCTCTCACAAGACGGTGGCCTCCCTGCGACATGGCGGAATGGCACGGATTGCTGCAAGTGGGAAGGGATCACCTGCAGGCAAGATGGGACGGTCACCGCTGTCTTCCTGCCTTCGAAGGGCCTCCAGGGGCACATCTCACAGTCCCTTGGGGTCCTCACCGGGCTGCAGTACCTTAATCTCTCCCACAACTCGCTGTCCGGTGGACTGCCACCGGAGTTGATGTCGTCCAGCAGCATTACTATCCTTGATGTCAGCTTTAACCAGCTCAATGGAACGCTCCAGGAGCTGCCATCTTCAACGCCTGCCCGGCCTCTACAGGTACTGAACATCTCCAGCAACTCATTTACAGGACAGTTTCCATCCACCACATGGAAAGCAATGGCAAATTTGATCGCACTCAATGCCAGTAAGAACAGATTTACTGGGCAGATACCAACTCATTTCTGTAACAGCTCGCCGTCCTTCACTGTGCTTGAACTGTCTTTCAACAAATTCAGTGGCAGCATCCCCCCAAGTCTTGGTAATTGCTCCAAGCTGAGAGAGCTCAGGGCTGGATACAACAACCTCAGTGGAGCTATTGATGGTACACACATAACCAACCTCAGAAATCTTGTAGTCCTTCATCTTGGATGGAACAACTTCAGTGGCAAGATTCCAGTTTCTATAGGACAGCTCAAGAAATTGGAGGAGCTCCATTTGGCTTACAACAACATGTCAGGGGAACTGCCATCTGCTCTGAGCAACTGCACAAATCTCATAACAATTGACCTCAAGAGCAATCACTTCAGTGGAAAACTTACCAAGGTCAATTTCTCCAACCTGCCCAATCTAAGAATTTTAGACCTCTGGTTAAACAACTTCACCGGTGAAGTTCCAGAAAGCATATACTCGTGCAGTAATCTGATTGCACTGCGGCTATCTAGCAACAACTTACACGGACAGCTCTCATCGAGAATAGGTAATCTGAAGTACCTCTCCTTCTTGTCACTCGGTAAAAACAATTTCACAAACATTACAAATGCACTTCAGATCCTTAAGAGCAGCAAGAACCTGACAACACTGCTTATGGGGCACAACTTTAGGGGAGAGATACTCTCACAGGATGAAACAATTGATGGTTTTGGAAGTCTTCAGGTTCTCGATATACAAGGTTGCAATTTTTCTGGGAGAATACCTGTGTGGATATCAAGGGCTGTAAACTTGCAGATGCTATTTTTATGTGGCAATCGACTCACTGGGTCAATACCAGGCTGGATCAGCTCTCTAAGTCATCTCTTCTATATGGATGTGTCAAGCAACAGTCTTACAGGAGAAATCCCATTAACCTTAACCGAGATGCCAGTGCTAAAATCAACTGATAACGCAACTCATTTGGACCCAACGGTCTTTGAGCTGCCTGTTTATAATGGTCCAGCACTTCAATACCGTGTGGTTACATCTTTCCCAGCAGTGTTGAATCTAAGCAATAACAATTTCACAGGTGTGATTCCCACACAGATTGGTCAGCTGAAAGTGCTTGCTGTACTTGACTTCAGCTTCAACAAGTTATCCGGACAGATCCCACAATCGGTCTGCAACCTCGCAAACTTGCAGGTACTAGACTTGTCCAGCAACAATCTCACAGGTGCTATTCCAGCTGCATTGAACACCCTGCACTTCCTTTCAGCATTCAGTATTTCAAACAATGACCTAGAAGGGCCTATTCCATCTGGAGGCCAGTTTGATACATTTCAGAATTCTAGTTTCAGTGGGAACCCAAAGCTGTGTGTCTCTATGCTAACCCACAAATGTGATTCAGCTTCGATACCTCCACCATCCACAAAAGAGACCACAAAACCACGATATAAGAAGTCTGTTTTTGTAATTGCATTTGGTGTGTTCTTTGGAGGCATCGCTGTTCTTTTGTTGCTGGGGCGGCTCATTGTATTTATCAGGATAAATGGCATTAGAATAAGAAATAGAAGGGAGAATAATGGAGATATTGAAGCAACTTCGTTCTACTCCAGTTCAGAGCAAACATTAGTGGTGATGCGGATGCCGCAAGGGAAGACAGAAGGAACCAAGCTCAAATTCGCTGACATTTTGAAAGCCACAAACAACTTTGACAAGGAGAATATCATTGGATGCGGAGGTTATGGATTAGTCTACAAGGCAGAGCTACCTGATGGATCCAAGCTGGCAATAAAAAAGCTCAACAGTGAAATGTGTCTGATGGAAAGGGAGTTCAGTGCAGAGGTTGATGCACTCTCCATGGCACAACATGATAATCTTGTACCACTGTGGGGTTATTGCATCCAGGGAAACTCGAGGTTCCTTGTATATTCCTACATGGAGAATGGTAGCCTGGATGATTGGCTTCATAACAGGTATGATGATGCCAGCTCATTTCTTGACTGGCCGACTCGGCTAAAGATCGCAAAAGGGGCAAGCCTGGGCCTTTCTTATATCCATGACGTCTGCAAGCCTCAGATTGTCCACCGTGACATCAAATCCAGTAACATCCTACTGGACAAAGAATTTAAAGCTTATGTTGCAGATTTCGGGCTAGCCAGATTGATCCTTCCCGACAAAACTCATGTTACAACTGAGTTGGTCGGCACTATGGGTTATATCCCTCCCGAGTACGGGCAAGCATGGGTTGCTACCTTGAGAGGTGATATGTACAGTTTTGGAGTAGTCTTGCTTGAGCTGCTCACCGGAAAGAGACCTGTTACAGTCCTGTCTACATCAAAAGAACTTGTCCCATGGGTTCTACAGATGAGGTCCGAGTGTAAGCAGACTGAAGTCCTGGATCCAACACTTCGAGGAAGAGGCTATGAAGAGCAAATGCTGGAAGTTCTTGAAACCGCTTGCAAGTGTGTTGATAACAATCAATTCAGAAGGCCAGCTATCACAGAAGTAGTCTCCTCCCTGTCCAGTATAGAAGCTGCCCCATAG